In the Taeniopygia guttata chromosome 12, bTaeGut7.mat, whole genome shotgun sequence genome, one interval contains:
- the LOC115496993 gene encoding histone H2A type 2-B yields MSGRGKSGGKARAKAKSRSSRAGLQFPVGRVHRLLRKGNYAERVGAGAPVYLAAVLEYLSAEILELAGNAARDNKKTRIIPRHLQLAIRNDEELNKLLGGVTIAQGGVLPNIQAVLLPKKTQSSKK; encoded by the coding sequence ATGTCGGGCCGGGGGAAGTCCGGCGGAAAGGCGCGGGCCAAGGCCAAGTCGCGCTCGTCGCGGGCCGGGCTGCAGTTCCCCGTGGGGCGGGTGCACCGGCTGCTGCGGAAGGGTAACTACGCGGAGCGGGTGGGCGCCGGGGCGCCGGTGTACCTGGCGGCCGTGCTGGAGTATCTGTCGGCTGAGATCCTGGAGCTGGCGGGCAACGCGGCCCGCGACAACAAGAAGACGCGCATCATCCCGCGGCACCTGCAGCTCGCCATCCGCAACGACGAGGAGCTCAACAAGCTGCTGGGCGGCGTGACCATCGCCCAGGGCGGCGTCCTGCCCAACATCCAGGCCGTGCTGCTGCCCAAGAAGACGCAGAGCTCCAAGAAGTGA